From one Papio anubis isolate 15944 chromosome 12, Panubis1.0, whole genome shotgun sequence genomic stretch:
- the CAVIN3 gene encoding caveolae-associated protein 3 has product MRESALEPGPVPEAPAGGPVHAVTVVTLLEKLASMLETLRERQGGLARRQGGLAGSVRRIQSGLGALSRSHDTTSNTLAQLLAKAERVSSHANAAQERAVRRAAQVQRLEANHGLLVARGKLHVLLFKEEGEVPASAFQKAPEPLGPEDQSELGPEQLEAEVGESSDEEPVESRAQRLRRTGLQKVQSLRRALSGRKGPAAPPPTPVKPPRLGPGRSAEAQLEAQPELEPMLVLEPEPPQDTEEDPRRPGAAKEVPLQIESAA; this is encoded by the exons ATGAGGGAGAGTGCGTTGGAGCCGGGGCCTGTGCCCGAGGCGCCGGCTGGGGGTCCCGTGCACGCCGTGACGGTGGTGACCCTGCTGGAGAAGCTGGCCTCCATGCTGGAGACGCTGCGGGAGCGGCAGGGAGGCCTGGCTCGAAGGCAGGGAGGCCTGGCAGGGTCCGTGCGCCGCATCCAGAGCGGCCTGGGCGCTTTGAGTCGCAGCCACGACACCACCAGCAACACCTTGGCGCAGCTGCTGGCCAAGGCGGAGCGCGTAAGCTCGCACGCCAACGCCGCCCAAGAGCGCGCGGTGCGCCGCGCAGCCCAGGTGCAGCGGCTGGAGGCCAACCATGGGCTGCTGGTGGCGCGCGGGAAGCTCCACGTTCTGCTCTTCAAG GAGGAGGGTGAAGTCCCAGCCAGCGCTTTCCAGAAGGCACCAGAGCCCTTGGGCCCGGAGGACCAGTCCGAGCTGGGCCCAGAGCAGCTGGAGGCCGAAGTTGGAGAGAGCTCGGACGAGGAGCCGGTGGAGTCCAGGGCCCAGCGGCTGCGGCGCACCGGATTGCAGAAGGTACAGAGCCTCCGAAGGGCCCTTTCGGGCCGGAAAGGCCCTGCAGCGCCACCGCCCACCCCGGTCAAGCCGCCTCGTCTTGGGCCTGGCCGGAGCGCTGAAGCCCAGCTGGAAGCTCAGCCTGAGCTGGAGCCCATGTTGGTGCTGGAGCCAGAGCCTCCGCAGGACACCGAGGAAGATCCCAGGAGACCTGGGGCTGCCAAAGAAGTTCCGCTCCAAATAGAGAGTGCAGCCTGA